The Halarchaeum grantii nucleotide sequence CCGGCGACCGCCGAAACGTGGTTGCAAGCCTTCGCCGTCTGGTGGAATTCGCTTAACTAAACACGATGAGCGCCTCCATCGCCAGCTCGCCCTCCCCGAACGGCACGCCGTCCGTCTCCGGCGTCGAATCCGTCAGGTGGACGACGCCGATCCGCTCGCCGTACGCCGCGAGGAGCGCCTCGAAGCGCGACAGATAGTCCGCGTGCGCCATGAAGAGGTGTGCGGTGTCGAGCACCAACTCGTGGCCCCGCTCCAGTACCTGCGTCTCGACGTGCCGGACGCTCGCGCCCGCCTGGTTCTCGTAGCCGTGCGGCGCCTCGAAGCCCGCCGCCGCCAGCTCCGCCGTGTGCGTCATGTTCGCGTACTGCGTGTGGACGACGAGGTACGCGTCGAGCGCACGCGCCAACCGGTCCGCCGCCCGGAGCGGGCCGTGCTCGCTCGGCAGGACGTGTGGCGTATGGACCGAACAGACCGCTACCGGCGACGCCCGCACCGTCTCGGCGAGCGTCGCAACCCCCTTCTCCAAGAGCGCGGGCGTCACGTAGAGTTCGACCGCATCGAACCCACGCCTCGCCGCAGCGGCGAGCGTCTC carries:
- a CDS encoding sugar phosphate isomerase/epimerase family protein, translating into MQVAGKCRPTRETLAAAARRGFDAVELYVTPALLEKGVATLAETVRASPVAVCSVHTPHVLPSEHGPLRAADRLARALDAYLVVHTQYANMTHTAELAAAGFEAPHGYENQAGASVRHVETQVLERGHELVLDTAHLFMAHADYLSRFEALLAAYGERIGVVHLTDSTPETDGVPFGEGELAMEALIVFS